The following are from one region of the Arachis duranensis cultivar V14167 chromosome 10, aradu.V14167.gnm2.J7QH, whole genome shotgun sequence genome:
- the LOC110276918 gene encoding uncharacterized protein LOC110276918: MEQGDVDACSIGTMIVLPSSFTGGRRYMFNNCQDAMSICKQYGYPDLFIIITCNLSWLEFQRYTERLFELKIQSLMTDLKDGVFFGSVNAGMYTIEFQKRGLPHAHILVWLQNMGRLQTTEIMDEVISAELPDPVRFPKLYSVITKYMIHGPCGKLRHSSPCMRNGGCSKFYPKKFVDATGFDKDAHINLEFCNKSNVIKYLFKYINKGQDRVTASIRNVQTQEHGGQDVDEIKQFYDCRYLAPCEFAWRLFAFDIHHKWPSVQRLIFHLPGKQNILFTDHDKIPEIVEKNKYKDTMFTVWMRANLKFPHGNQGCKSFESIRIVDGDVYDSFKAACNALGLLSDDQEFINAIKETVELSSGFQLCQLFVTLLASNSMNKPDIKKDSQRAELIRRASLIIEDEVPMTNKLVFEALDRTFRDLMSSNVASALDIPFGGKVIVLGGDFRQVLPVIPKGTRAEIVMASINSSILWKHCKV; this comes from the exons ATGGAACAAGGAGATGTTGATGCATGTTCCATTGGAACCATGATTGTGTTACCGTCTTCTTTTACTGGGGGCAGAAGATATATGTTTAATAATTGTCAAGATGCTATGTCTATTTGCAAACAATATGGTTATCctgatttatttattattataacttgCAACCTGAGTTGGCTGGAGTTTCAAAGATATACTGAACG GTTGTTTGAGTTGAAAATTCAGTCTTTGATGACTGATTTAAAGGATGGAGTCTTCTTTGGATCTGTGAATGCCG ggATGTATAcaattgaatttcaaaaaagGGGTTTGCCACATGCACATATTTTGGTTTGGCTTCAAAATATGGGTAGGTTACAAACAACTGAAATCATGGATGAGGTTATATCAGCTGAGTTACCGGATCCAGTTAGATTTCCAAAGTTGTATAGTGTTATTACCAAATATATGATTCATGGTCCTTGTGGTAAATTAAGACATTCTTCTCCTTGCATGAGAAATGGTGGCTGTTCTAAATTCTATCCCAAGAAATTTGTTGATGCAACAGGTTTTGATAAAGATG CTCATATcaatttggagttttgtaacaAGTCAAATGTCATCAAGTATTTGTTTAAATACATAAACAAGGGGCAAGACCGCGTCACTGCGTCAATTAGAAATGTACAAACTCAGGAACATGGTGGTCAAGATGTTGATGAGATTAAGCAATTCTATGATTGTCGCTATCTAGCGCCTTGTGAATTTGCTTGGAGACTATTTGCATTTGATATTCATCATAAGTGGCCATCTGTTCAGCGGTTGATATTCCATTTGCCTGGAAAACAGAATATATTATTCACTGATCATGATAAGATTCCTGAAATTGTTGAGAAGAACAAGTATAAGGATACAATGTTTACTGTGTGGATGCGAGCTAATCTTAAGTTCCCGCATGGTAATCA GGGGTGTAAAAGTTTTGAAAGCATCCGCATTGTTGATGGTGATGTATATGATTCTTTCAAGGCTGCGTGCAATGCTCTTGGTTTATTGAGTGATGATCAGGAGTTCATTAATGCTATTAAAGAAACTGTAGAATTGTCATCTGGTTTTCAGTTGTGTCAGTTGTTTGTTACACTGTTAGCATCTAATTCAATGAACAAACCAGA TATTAAGAAAGATAGTCAGCGAGCAGAACTCATCCGTCGTGCTTCTCTAATAATAGAGGATGAGGTACCCATGACAAACAAGTTGGTGTTTGAAGCACTTGATAGAACTTTCCGTGACCTAATGAGTTCAAATGTTGCTTCGGCTCTTGATATTCCGTTTGGTGGGAAAGTTATTGTACTTGGTGGTGATTTTAGACAAGTGTTGCCAGTTATTCCGAAAGGAACTCGTGCTGAAATAGTTATGGCTTCAATTAATTCATCAATTCTTTGGAAGCATTGTAAGGTGTAA
- the LOC107470481 gene encoding uncharacterized protein LOC107470481 translates to MYLKKEVINQLQKILREGKLYSISRFTVVPNIGAAKVVKHRYKLLFRFDTEVIPISDVEFPEASYSLETVESVVQMGQDLVYLIDVMGFLISVRDYSDVELDDGKKFKLVLIQLYSNGSYLTYNLFGDFLTKMRLALMNAVSQLPIILLQSVKVKIYEGKVIVQNVIDCSKIMINPDISEAVCFITRLNSSESYFIDSITFGNRFIVTDVDDDFVNLSMNRSIKELRENDAMVSSMLLLRLKVYATILIGCTTHVYKVLVNVEDATGSARFVLYDRSAALLFRKKLIEVLRDFDAEHSVVYATPYLPFFDDVIRKEVVFKVDRKKVGNRPNVGTFKVVNCSDDHVIRLLPPTIFSPIYEDVIQNLQHHDEISSLGSRIFVNSDNMESIEVDIEALGAAYNLTKPNEEFHLDASDFLYKLIGKKLVFMFDPQPVESDTICPAYNVFKVSTHEFMLKLIERVENRVLNAHKSVRVVNEIVCNKRLASPYRDVPRFTKQKLEDAFSRSIDRTWNDNEEASSSMNI, encoded by the exons ATGTACTTGAAGAAGGAGGTCATTAATCAATTACAAAAAATTCTCAGAGAAGGAAAACTGTATTCTATATCTCGATTCACGGTAGTTCCGAATATTGGTGCAGCAAAAGTTGTAAAGCATCGATATAAGTTGCTTTTTCGGTTTGACACGGAGGTTATTCCAATTTCAGATGTTGAGTTTCCAGAGGCTTCATATTCATTAGAGACTGTTGAAAGTGTTGTTCAGATGGGACAAGATTTAGTATACTTGATCG ATGTCATGGGTTTTCTGATAAGTGTTCGTGACTATTCTGATGTTGAACTTGACGATGggaaaaagtttaaattagTTCTCATCCAGTTGTATTCAAATGG CTCTTATCTTACCTATAATTTATTTGGAGATTTTTTAACAAAGATGCGGTTGGCTCTTATGAATGCTGTCTCGCAACTGCCAATCATTTTACTCCAATCTGTCAAGGTCAAGATTTATGAAG GAAAAGTTATAGTTCAAAATGTAATAGATTGTAGCAAAATCATGATCAATCCTGATATTTCAGAGGCTGTATGCTTTATTACTAG ATTGAATTCTTCGGAGTCATATTTCATTGACTCTATCACATTTGGTAATAGATTTATTGTTACTGATGTCGATGATGATTTTGTCAATCTCTCTATGAATAGGAGTATTAAGGAATTAAGAGAAAATGATGCG ATGGTTTCTTCAATGTTGTTGCTAAGATTAAAAGTATATGCAACAATTTTGATTGGTTGTACTACTCATGT GTACAAGGTTTTAGTAAATGTTGAGGATGCTACTGGAAGTGCTAGATTTGTTTTGTATGATCGTTCCGCAGCGCTCTTATTCAGAAAAAAGCTCATTGAAGTTCTTCGGGATTTTGATGCTGAGCACTCG GTTGTGTATGCAACCCCTTATCTACCATTCTTTGATGATGTAATTAGAAAGGAAGTTGTGTTTAAAGTAGACCGGAAAAAAGTTGGAAATAGACCAAATGTTGGGACATTTAAAGTAGTCAACTGTTCTGATGATCATGTGATT agacttctccCACCAACTATATTTTCACCGATTTATGAGGATGTCATTCAAAATCTGCAGCATCATGATGAAATATCATCTCTTGGTAGTAGAATCTTCGTTAATTCTGACAACATGGAATCTATTGAAGTTGATATAGAGGCTTTGGGTGCTGCGTATAACCTTACAAAGCCG AATGAAGAATTTCACTTGGATGCATCCGATTTTTTGTACAAATTGATAGGGAAAAAATTGGTATTCATGTTTGATCCTCAGCCCGTTGAGAGTGACACAATATGCCCTGCGTATAATGTTTTTAAAGTTTCTACACATGAGTTTATGTTAAAGTTGATTGAACGTGTTGAGAATCGTGTTTTGAATGCg CACAAATCTGTTCGTGTGGTGAATGAAATTGTTTGCAACAAGAGATTGGCATCCCCATACCGTGATGTACCAAGATTTACAAAGCAAAAACTTGAAGATGCATTTTCTAGGAGTATAGATAGAACTTGGAATGATAATGAGGAGGCATCATCATCTATGAATATTTAG